In Tripterygium wilfordii isolate XIE 37 chromosome 17, ASM1340144v1, whole genome shotgun sequence, the genomic window TGTTTCAGTTCCCCAGTCCCCCACACCAACAAGCCTCAGTTCATCACCAAACATGTGCTCCCTTCTAGACACATCTGAAGAAGCCCTGCTGCTTCGCCTAAGAATTACAACAACCACAAATCACTACCTTAAAATCAAACGGTCAACAAGTAACAAAAGTGACTATAAAACCAGTATTAATGAGcaacaaatatatattagaaCATATGATATGACATCATTATATATGGTTCAAACAAGACAGAAACCAGCACAGAATAGAAAGCCATATAGTCATATACTCTATGAGCAGAGTATTATATCCATCTTTGCATAGCAACACTAGCAGTCTAGCACCACTAGTAACAATaactaaaaaagaagaagcagcagcagcatgaGTGGAAATAGTTATAATAAAGTGAAGTACCAATCTCTCAATTTCACAATTATTGTAGGGAAAACAAAAGGCTGGCTCAAATACTAATAGGTAAACAACACCTGTGCAAAAGGCATGCAAGATGTAAACAAACCTTAGCATCGCATTATATGTggaattgaacatgtaaccTCTAAAGTTGCAcctctgcaactctaccattgggtcaCATGTTCGCCCGTGGGTTGGCTCaaataataaaagaacaaaaatctaTAAGTTAACAAAGGAAAAATCATTAATCAGGGCAAAAATTCTCAAGACAAATTTTAACTCATCCATGTTAACACTACAATCACATACTAAAAGCCAAATACTAGATGACTTTTGCTAATGCCTCACGTAAATAAAGGAGACAATTAGTTCAAAATATTGCTTTAACTAATCATGTTCCTCAAGAGTTAATACTatgtaatataatattataacaCAACCAGAAGCAACAcatccaaaaccaaaaaaaaactatcataagcaTCACCGATTGCCACCCATTACATAATAAAGCAGAAAAATATGACACTATAAGGAAACTATATCCATGAAGCAGCCCATTGAGAGCATAAAAGGACAAAGCTTAATAAGTCTATAAGCACAAACCTATTTCCAGAAACAGATACCCCTCTCAACCTCTCAAGAAGCCTAGCCCTTGCAAGCAGCACAGCACCGGGAAGCCTATCATTTCCACTCAACCTTGGCCTGTTTGTGCTGCTTAAGTTATGAATATTGACACTGTTGGTTGATGGAAACTGGCTGATGTCTTGATCAAATCGAATGGATGTACGCTCCTGGGCACGCGAAATACAATGACAATAAAAACAATTTAGGAATAAAACTAGGGGAGAAAAATGTTGTGCATCTCTTGTAGGGAAATAACAAGATCTTTTCAAGAAaggtttttgaaatttgaagagaTTTCATAGAAGGAAAcagcagggaaaaaaaagacgACTTTAAGCAAATGACAaaagcattaaaaaaataattcctCAGATGGCACAATTCCATTTTCAAGACCCCCAGTCACAAACATGACTTTAGTCATTTCTTAGAAGGCAGAAATCAAGCTTCACCGAAGATTCTAATTCGACAAATCATAGAACAATTCTAATCAGGAAGAGAAATTGGATACACTCACAAAGCAATCAAGACAAATAAAGAACTAATTTGCCCACTAACAACAACATCATAACTAATTAGGCAACCTGCATTGATTATAGTCGACATAACATGACTTTCACTCAGGCTCTTCTGTATAATGTGAAGTTATTCCATATCAACAAAGAACGTGCTGCGAGCATGCATAAGCTCGACTAATGTTCTTCCCAAGATAAAATAACCAAAGCCTCCATCATCTAGGGGCTCCAACCTTACTACACATAATTACAACAATATTAGAATTCTATATCTAAATAGTAAGGGtgttaagaaaaaaattgaatcaataTCAATATACCCAATGGTCTTGGGACAATAAATAAAGCAATACACAATCTCATCATTAAGATGAAATTCGTGACCTGATTGAAAAATATCTTACGAATTAACACTACCCCTCGCAGAATATACAGATAGTGGCTGCATCTAACCTACAATACTTCGATATTATACGTTGGTTGAAGTAGGTtcgtatataattttttatttccttccaCCTTATCCTTATcctgatttttcttttccatcattttctcagcgaaaaaaaacccacaaagaAATGAAGGCCGAGAACAGCTTACAGAGAGGGAGCCACGAGGGCAACCATGCCGGATTTGTGGGGGATGCCTGAGAGGGTCACAGCCGTCTTGCTCCTGGCGattatgatgttgatgatgatgagtatgACTTCGACGGTTGTGATTCTGGAGAAAACTGCGACTGGTAGGCGAGGAAAGGAGCCCTAGATCGAGATCGGCTCGGCCGACGCGCGACCTCCGGTTGTAAAACAGCTCTGATGCGCTCGTCATGCAACGAAAATCTCCCAAGCGAACCCAACCTTCTCTTTCGATTCTCTGAATCAACGACAAACCTTGCTACATGAAGCACATAGGAAAATCAGTTAAGAGTTTCTGAGAATCTACCTACGGAAGGTGGTCTCCCTGGGCCTACAAAAAAGCTTGGGTTTCGAAGAAGAGCAGTTTGAAGAAATTAAGAGCGTTTTGACTCTTTTTtatagggctgttattggtacggttaccatTACCAATCACGGAAAatcgttaccataccaattcttttggtaactcaaaaaatattatcgttaccgttaccggaagagtcggtataccgatggtcggtataccgatcgatcggtaatggtaagtcggtaattggtaaatttaccaattcttaaaacctatttaaaaaaaatattatcgttaccgttaccggaagagtcggtataccgatggtcggtataccgatcgatcggtaatggtaagtcggtaattggtaaatttaccaattcttaaaacctatttaaaaaagagaagaaaaaaaagcaacAAGTAACATTGTGCTTAAGAGTCATTGTATAAGACAataacactttcatcttgcctacaataccaataataaaattgatagattaatgagaaggatcattgtgctacatgtgaataagagaaaatacctatcaatcggagaaaaaaagaaaggagaattcacataatattattccaacaatctataacagaaaatctttcattttattaatttataatatttttagtatccgaagtgttttaaactccacagcaggaaagctagaagaaacaagataaataaaagataaaagaccataatggaaagagagaagcaaaggctataatcaataccaacaaagcattttgttatgtaacaaacactgctttaaagttaatgaaattgttacgagtgatatataaatgataacactAAAAAAATCagtggtctagattaaattagatcaatctaatagtcataattaaataaaactaaaactaaaaataatattaatatatatttaatatatatgtaggtaatcgggaaatttaccggttttgaactttgcttaccgttatcGTTACCGaagtcatcggtaaatttaccgtaccgaacaattggtaacggtataccagtcTTTTGCTATTTTCGATAACCAATACGTCgataatggtataccaatggataatttactaTACGAGTAACAGCCCTACTTTTTTCAATTGACTAGCATGACTAAATGTTAAGGTCGGTTTACTATTGACCAGTATCTCACTAACGGAGCCCAAGTACGTATTGTGGGCCGGGAAGATCCGCCTCGGCAAGGTCCGTACTCGGTATGGCGGCC contains:
- the LOC119983013 gene encoding probable E3 ubiquitin-protein ligase RHY1A, whose protein sequence is MTSASELFYNRRSRVGRADLDLGLLSSPTSRSFLQNHNRRSHTHHHQHHNRQEQDGCDPLRHPPQIRHGCPRGSLSERTSIRFDQDISQFPSTNSVNIHNLSSTNRPRLSGNDRLPGAVLLARARLLERLRGVSVSGNRRSSRASSDVSRREHMFGDELRLVGVGDWGTETGSPARGPPSSDLTFQAERFPFSGESYQKKPPGLSSDAMDCLDVEIFNSLEKEVEREASRASWDCSICLESFMEGDELIRLPCGHRFHSACLDPWVRTCGDCPYCRRDIVVHT